One segment of Balaenoptera ricei isolate mBalRic1 chromosome 8, mBalRic1.hap2, whole genome shotgun sequence DNA contains the following:
- the LOC132369815 gene encoding olfactory receptor 51E1 has translation MVDPSGNESSATYFILIGLPGLEEAQFWLAFPLCSLYFIAVLGNLTIIYIVRTEHSLHEPMYIFLCMLSGLDVLISTSSMPKMMAIFWFNSTTIQFDACLLQMFAIHSLSGMESTVLLAMAFDRYVAICHPLRHATVLTLPRVTKIGMAAVVRGVALMAPLPFFIKHLPFCRSNILSHSYCLHQDVMKLACADIRVNVIYGLIVIISAIGLDSLLISLSYLLILKTVLGLTHEAQAKAFGTCISHVCAVFIFYVPFIGLSMVHRFDKRHDSLLPVIMANTYLLVPPVLNPIVYGVKTKEIRQRILRLLHVTTHTSDP, from the coding sequence ATGGTGGATCCCAGTGGCAACGAATCCAGTGCCACATACTTCATTCTAATAGGCCTTCCAGGATTGGAAGAAGCTCAGTTCTGGTTGGCCTTCCCGTTGTGCTCCCTCTACTTCATCGCCGTGCTAGGTAACTTGACAATCATCTACATTGTGCGGACGGAGCATAGCCTACACGAACCCATGTATATCTTTCTTTGCATGCTTTCTGGCCTTGATGTCCTCATCTCCACCTCATCCATGCCCAAAATGATGGCCATCTTCTGGTTCAATTCCACTACCATACAGTTTGATGCTTGTCTGCTACAGATGTTTGCCATCCACTCCCTATCTGGCATGGAGTCCACGGTGCTGCTGGCCATGGCCTTTGACCGCTATGTGGCAATCTGCCACCCACTACGCCATGCCACTGTGCTAACATTGCCTCGTGTTACCAAGATCGGCATGGCTGCTGTGGTACGGGGTGTTGCACTTATGGCACCCCTGCCTTTCTTCATCAAACATCTGCCCTTCTGCCGCTCCAATATCCTTTCCCATTCCTACTGCCTACACCAAGATGTCATGAAGCTGGCCTGTGCTGACATCCGCGTCAATGTCATCTATGGCCTCATTGTCATCATCTCTGCCATTGGCCTGGACTCACTTCTCATCTCCTTGTCATATCTGCTTATCCTCAAGACTGTGTTGGGCTTGACACATGAAGCCCAGGCAAAGGCATTTGGTACTTGTATCTCTCATGTGTGTGCTGTTTTCATATTCTATGTACCTTTCATTGGGTTGTCTATGGTGCACCGGTTTGACAAGAGGCATGACTCCCTCCTGCCTGTCATCATGGCCAACACCTATCTGCTTGTTCCTCCCGTGCTCAACCCTATTGTCTACGGAGTGAAGACAAAGGAGATCCGGCAGCGCATCCTTCGTCTTTTACATGTGACCACCCACACTTCGGATCCCTAG